In one Eschrichtius robustus isolate mEscRob2 chromosome 15, mEscRob2.pri, whole genome shotgun sequence genomic region, the following are encoded:
- the DOK1 gene encoding docking protein 1 isoform X1, translating to MDGAVMEGPLFLQSQRFGTKRWRKTWAVLYPASPHGVARLEFFDHKGSSSGGGRGSSRRLDCKVIRLAECVSVAPVAVESPPEPGVAAFRLDTPQRSHLLAADAPSSAAWVQTLCRNAFPKGSWALAPAENPPKLSALEMLENSLYSPAWEGSQFWVTVQRTEAAERCGLHGSYMLRVEGERLTLLGLGAQSQIQEPLLSWPYTLLRRYGRDKVMFSFEAGRRCPSGPGTFTFQTAQGNDIFQAVETAIHRQKAQGKASQGQDVLRADSHEGEVAEGKLAPPRGPQELAGSPPALYAEPLDSLRILPGPSQDSVYSDPLDSTPAQAGEGLQLKKPLYWDLCEHVQQQLIKAKLTDPKEDPIYDEPEGLAPAALRGLYDLPQEPKDAWWCQARVKEEGYELPYNPATDDYAVPPPRSTKPFPAPKPQGLAFSESGAAAGSGSKGHSSDTALYSQVQKSGTSGSWDCGLSGSGTDRTGAKSEGST from the exons ATGGACGGGGCCGTGATGGAAGGGCCGCTGTTTTTGCAGAGCCAGCGTTTCGGTACCAAG AGGTGGAGGAAGACCTGGGCGGTGCTCTACCCGGCCAGCCCCCACGGTGTCGCGCGGCTCGAGTTCTTTGACCACAAGGGGTCGAGCTCTGGAGGGGGCCGAGGGAGCTCGCGCCGCCTGGACTGCAAGGTGATACGTCTGGCTGAGTGTGTGAGCGTGGCCCCCGTGGCCGTGGAGAGCCCCCCTGAGCCTGGCGTCGCAGCTTTCCGCCTGGACACCCCACAGCGTTCCCACCTGCTGGCGGCCGACGCGCCGTCCAGCGCCGCCTGGGTGCAAACGCTGTGCCGAAACGCCTTTCCG AAAGGCAGCTGGGCCCTGGCACCTGCCGAGAACCCACCCAAGCTTTCTGCCCTGGAGATGCTGGAGAATTCACTGTATAGCCCCGCCTGGGAAG GATCCCAGTTCTGGGTAACCGTGCAAAGGACTGAAGCCGCTGAGCGTTGTGGCCTGCATGGCTCCTATATGCTGAGAGTGGAGGGTGAGAGGCTGACTCTCCTGGGCTTGGGGGCCCAGAGTCAGATACAGGAGCCACTCCTTTCCTGGCCTTACACTCTGTTGCGTCGCTATGGCCGAGACAAG gtCATGTTCTCTTTTGAGGCTGGCCGCCGCTGCCCCTCTGGCCCTGGAACCTTCACCTTCCAGACGGCACAGGGAAATGACATCTTTCAGGCAGTTGAGACTGCTATCCACCGACAGAAGGCCCAGGGAAAGGCCAGCCAAGGGCAGgatgttctcagagctgattccCATGAAGGAGAAGTGGCAGAAGGGAAGTTGGCTCCCCCCCGGGGCCCCCAGGAGCTCGCAGGCAGCCCTCCAGCCCTGTATGCTGAACCCTTAGACTCCCTGCGCATTCTTCCAGGCCCTTCCCAAGATTCCGTATACTCAGACCCCCTGGACAGCACCCCTGCTCAGGCAGGGGAGGGGTTACAGTTAAAGAAACCTCTCTATTGGGACTTGTGTGAGCATGTGCAGCAGCAGCTGATAAAGGCCAAGTTGACAGACCCCAAAGAAGACCCCATCTATGATGAACCTGAGGGCCTGGCCCCAGCTGCTCTCCGGGGCCTTTATGATCTGCCTCAGGAGCCCAAGGATGCCTGGTGGTGCCAGGCTCGGGTGAAGGAGGAGGGCTATGAGCTCCCCTACAACCCTGCTACTGATGACTACGCCGTGCCACCCCCACGGAGCACAAAGCCCTTCCCAGCTCCCAAGCCCCAGGGCCTGGCCTTCTCTGAATCCGGTGCTGCAGCTGGCAGTGGCAGCAAAGGCCATAGCTCAGACACTGCCCTGTACAGCCAGGTCCAGAAGAGTGGGACCTCAGGTAGCTGGGACTGTGGGCTCTCTGGATCAGGGACTGACAGGACTGGGGCCAAGTCAGAGGGCTCCACATGA
- the DOK1 gene encoding docking protein 1 isoform X2 produces MLENSLYSPAWEGSQFWVTVQRTEAAERCGLHGSYMLRVEGERLTLLGLGAQSQIQEPLLSWPYTLLRRYGRDKVMFSFEAGRRCPSGPGTFTFQTAQGNDIFQAVETAIHRQKAQGKASQGQDVLRADSHEGEVAEGKLAPPRGPQELAGSPPALYAEPLDSLRILPGPSQDSVYSDPLDSTPAQAGEGLQLKKPLYWDLCEHVQQQLIKAKLTDPKEDPIYDEPEGLAPAALRGLYDLPQEPKDAWWCQARVKEEGYELPYNPATDDYAVPPPRSTKPFPAPKPQGLAFSESGAAAGSGSKGHSSDTALYSQVQKSGTSGSWDCGLSGSGTDRTGAKSEGST; encoded by the exons ATGCTGGAGAATTCACTGTATAGCCCCGCCTGGGAAG GATCCCAGTTCTGGGTAACCGTGCAAAGGACTGAAGCCGCTGAGCGTTGTGGCCTGCATGGCTCCTATATGCTGAGAGTGGAGGGTGAGAGGCTGACTCTCCTGGGCTTGGGGGCCCAGAGTCAGATACAGGAGCCACTCCTTTCCTGGCCTTACACTCTGTTGCGTCGCTATGGCCGAGACAAG gtCATGTTCTCTTTTGAGGCTGGCCGCCGCTGCCCCTCTGGCCCTGGAACCTTCACCTTCCAGACGGCACAGGGAAATGACATCTTTCAGGCAGTTGAGACTGCTATCCACCGACAGAAGGCCCAGGGAAAGGCCAGCCAAGGGCAGgatgttctcagagctgattccCATGAAGGAGAAGTGGCAGAAGGGAAGTTGGCTCCCCCCCGGGGCCCCCAGGAGCTCGCAGGCAGCCCTCCAGCCCTGTATGCTGAACCCTTAGACTCCCTGCGCATTCTTCCAGGCCCTTCCCAAGATTCCGTATACTCAGACCCCCTGGACAGCACCCCTGCTCAGGCAGGGGAGGGGTTACAGTTAAAGAAACCTCTCTATTGGGACTTGTGTGAGCATGTGCAGCAGCAGCTGATAAAGGCCAAGTTGACAGACCCCAAAGAAGACCCCATCTATGATGAACCTGAGGGCCTGGCCCCAGCTGCTCTCCGGGGCCTTTATGATCTGCCTCAGGAGCCCAAGGATGCCTGGTGGTGCCAGGCTCGGGTGAAGGAGGAGGGCTATGAGCTCCCCTACAACCCTGCTACTGATGACTACGCCGTGCCACCCCCACGGAGCACAAAGCCCTTCCCAGCTCCCAAGCCCCAGGGCCTGGCCTTCTCTGAATCCGGTGCTGCAGCTGGCAGTGGCAGCAAAGGCCATAGCTCAGACACTGCCCTGTACAGCCAGGTCCAGAAGAGTGGGACCTCAGGTAGCTGGGACTGTGGGCTCTCTGGATCAGGGACTGACAGGACTGGGGCCAAGTCAGAGGGCTCCACATGA